TATTAGATCCTCATCTGGGGTTTGGTTATTGAGTGCAGATGCTGCAGCCATGCCTTTCTGAAACAAATCTCTCTCATATTCCCTCAGATTGTTGTCAAGCTCAAGTTTGAGATTCCTTTGAATTACTTCCTTTAGACCTTTTTTATATGTTTCTTCAATGAGCTCTTCTTTCAGAATTTCCAACCGTCTATCAGTTGAAACTCTCCACTGAGAAAGAATGTCAGAATGATTCTTTTCCTTGAAATATTTGTCAACATCAGTTTTGATTGCTGTGTGAGTGTCTTCAAAAAGCCTTTTTATTTCTGATTCACTGATAGTATTCAACTTGCAACTTTTAACACTGCAGTTCAATTTCCTTTGTGTCTCTAAAGCTGTTTTCCTTAGTTTCCAAGACCACTTCAGGTAATCTCTCTCAAGATCACTGTACACCTTCATATCCAAGGAATTACGGAAGTTAAAAATGAAGTTCTCATTTAACAATGCATTCCATGTGTCTTTGATTCTCTGAGTGAATTCAGACAGAGTGAGACGTGTACAGTTTGGCTGCCAGGTTGAAATTGAGAGCACCCTCTTCTTAAGCTCCTGCACATTCTGGCTGTATGATGGGTTGGGTGGAGCCATTGGAGGGTCACCCTCCAAAAGATTCTTGAAGTAAAACACATCAGTGTTCACATCAAACTTTATGATGTCACTGAAACCTACAACCACTTGATTCTCTTCTTCTGCAGCAGCTCTGGAAATCTCATCAAGTTTCTCTATAAGCTGTATTCTTCCTCCTTGGTTTTTGTCTTTGGCTGAAATGTCTGACACATTTTGGTGAACAAACATACAACTGGGCTTGATATTTACGTTATTCATTCTCAAAAATGCCTGAAAACACACCTGGAGAATGTTTTGAATTTCACATAGATTTTCTCCCATTACATTTATCAGTGCAATGTCACTTATTCCAATTATGAGGGTGGCCAATTCATTGTCATTCTTAACCACAACATCAGGATCAGTTACTGTTGAACGTAGTCCCTCTGTGTCCAGTACAAGCATGTAATCAAACAACAACTCATCCCTTATTTGTTCCTCGACTGCGAGCAAACGCATGAATGCTCCTCTTGTGCATGGTCCTGAACTTACTGCAAAATTAAGCCCAAACATTGTGTTGAGAAGAGTTGACTTTCCAGAACTCTGAAGACCTACAACAGAAAGTACTAACACTCTTTTATCACCAAGTTTGTGAATAAGTTTGTCCAGGACCGCACTGATCCAGTCAATTGCCACATAATTAACATCTCCATCCATCAGTTCTAATGGGTGTCCAGAGAGCATCAAATCAACTCCCATTTCAGGGAGCTTATCAAGTGCAATTCCATGAATGGTCTTGCTCTCTTCAACAGACTTGTGAGATTCATATAATTGACTTATTTCACGAAACACATGTTGAAGCCCAACTGTGGCATGCTTTATTCTTTTAGATAATTCACAAAGAAGAGTTTGGTAGTTTTTTCTGTCTTCATCTGAAGCTCCTCTATATTTCAGCCATATTCTGTTATATTGTTTTGTTAGATCAGCAAGATTACCTCTGAGAGCTTCATCAAGACATTTCTTGAAccagtttaaaaagtataatctTTCCTTTTCCTCTGCATTGACAGCATATTGAAGGAATTTTTCCATGAAAGTGTTTTCTgatgatttttttctgttggTCAGCTCTAATCTTCATTTTCTCGTCAGCGATTTCAGCACGCTGCTGCTCGatgctcattttttttttgcaccgtaTACGATGAAACTCTTTGTCTTTAATGCACCACTGCATCCACAACTTGTCTTGCAAAGGCAGATGTACATCTTTTAAGCCTGTTCCTTTTGTCATTTCCTCACCATATAATATGTCCATAAGCACCTTAGCCTTTTCTCTTCCTTTCAATTCAGCCTCTGTTTCAACAATGAATCCTTGTTTTCTTCCTTGTTCAAAATGTTCTTTCAGGATTtgtttccgttttttttttgagagaacctgattaattttgaaaagtgtttcctgagtcaattCAGCCTCATTTCGGTTTTTAGCAGCAATTCTGTTAGGATCTCTTTGTCTGTTGTCTCAATCCCAGAAAACAATGCAATAACAGGTGTGCTGCATTTCAGAAAATAATTGATCCCCTCTTTTATTGCAGAATCACTGAGATTTTCAGGTAACAATAGTAAAATGACTGAACTTATTCCCGTAAGGAACTGGACCTGTTGTGGATGTTTGCAGGCATCACCATGGAGGTTGATAAAGGCCATACAGGTTTCAGAAATGTCACTTTCCTTCCCCTCTGGGAGGTACCATGAAATCTCTGCTACCCCTTCCAACAAAACACGTGTTGTTGTACTTCCTCTACAGTGGCGACTGAAGAAAGTGGGGTGCCCATTCTTGTAAATCATGTCattcataatttttgattttgagtTCATGGATGTTCCTAGTCTCATGAAAGTCACAACTGGAAGAGATGTGTCCATCACAGACCCTGTCATTGGACATTGTTCTGTGGCTTGCGATGTAATTGCACTAATTTGGAGTGGCCACACAGGTAATTCTATTTGTTGATTAGATAGTTTGGGCACTAGCAGGGGTACTGCAAAACGACATTTGGATAGCTGGGTAAAAATAAACTGCCGTACAAAATCATTGGAGCAATGATAAACTGCTATAAAGATGTCCATGGGGTGGATGTGAGCCTCGTTAACAACAGAATCAACATCTTTGGCATTAAAGTCACAAAAACTCTCCCAGCTGCATGGTAAAGACTTGCAGGAAATTTGTAAGGTAGGTTCAATGCACAGGAACCTAACATTGACATCTCGTGTTAACAGTCTGTAAATGAAGTGACGCCATAGTTCTTTCTCTGTAACAGTTTGAGTAATGCATGTTGACAACATGtttatattatgaatatttgaaTTTGATAGTTTTGCTGGGTAATATTTAAGCAAATCTAATCTTTCAAACAGCTCTTTATATGGACTTGGAATCTCAATGTTTAGTTCAGGAAATCCATCTACTGAGACTGCTTTAATAGCATCCTCGGTTTTTGATGTTTCTGCAGCTTCTTCATTTTCTGAAATTCCAGTGGATGGGGAATTTTCTTCTAGTTTTAAATTCCCATAAAGCATTGACCTCAGTTGCTTCTCCAACAGTTCCcagttttcatgttttaagaAGTCAGCAATTGCTTGTTCCAAATCAGTATTAATGTTTCCTTTCATGGTCTGCTTGAAAGCATCAAGTGATTTCTGTTTATCTACACATATTTCACGACCCCTGTGGCTCGCTGTCAGCAATGTCAACAGACTAAAGACCTGTCCctttaaaatacttttctttGCGAAATTCCCAATAGCTCCTCTGTACAACTGAGAGCTCTTTTGTTAAGAAATCAATTTCCTGAGAACCCAGAAGGGGATGAAAAGTGTCCTCTCTGTGTCCAACATCCTTTGTGATTGACAGCACAAGCAAAACTAAGTCATCAAGACTATTTTCTTTCATAGTTTCAAGCCATGAATTTATTGCATGAGTAACTTTGCATGTGATAATTACGTTTAAGTCGTCCTCAGAATTTTGCAAAAAATCTTCACTTGCTTTTTCTAGAACTGTTTTTACATCAGAAAACTGCTGGATGGGAGTAAACATGCCACATACATCTTTAGCCACCTCTGGAGATCCTTTAACCCATTCTAAAATCTTTTCTCTGTTTGGGAATTGTTTGACTTTATGACAATGTGTCTCCATCACCAAGTATGTCAGGAATCTTATGCTGTCGTCAGCATATGCTGTAGTAACATTGGTCAGGAATTTCTGAAGTGCTTCATTTGAAAGGAAAATGTCAATCCATTTTTTGAATGATGTTGTGCATTCCTTAATTTGTCTTCTCATTCTGAGTAAATCTTTAAGATGTTTCTCCGCATCACAAAGAGACCACTCATTCACTGACATTATCAATTTTTCAGCTTCAGTATCAATTCTGAGTGCTTTAATGTCATCTGCAGATTCTACATCCTGGTGTGTGATTTctttatacacatttattaggAATGTACACAATCTGAGAGGGTCTTTAAATTGATCACTATGACATGTTCGGATGATATCCCACACTGAAGTCAAAGTTGATCCTCTGTCTATGACTGCCcaggtttttttatttgttgcaaGGTTATTTTTCCACAGTATGTGATTATCTGTTTCAGCTGGACCTCCAAATTTATCAACAGAGTGCTGAACCACTGTTTTGAGGTCATCGTTGAATCTTATCCGAGAAGAACCTGTCCCTGTTGAGTTACTTATGTCAACtgaagctgaaatatttttgcttgtttgcaCAGTACAATTCATTGCCAAGACCTTACACACCTGCACTTTCACCTTTTCATGGTTCTGGTCTGAAAATCCCTGAGCATATGCTTTCCACCAAAATGTTCCACCTAAATGTATTGGACCTTGAGGTACATGAGATCCAAACCTTTCAAAGAATCTCTCTACCCGTTTCCGGAGATTAGGATTTTCATCTTCATCAGTGGCATGCAATAGTTCATTGATTTGTAAAAGTTCTTTCTTTGCAGAATCAGACAAAGTAAACTGGTCAATTAATGCTGTAGCAAGCGGCATGTAATGACAGACAGTCATTGCTGCATAAGATTGCTCAGACTGGCTTTGAAAAGATTTTGATGATACAGAAGCATTTTGTAAGCCAAAGTTTACTTGTGCAGGTAAAAATCCAAGATTAAGTTCTGCACTGTAACTGTATCCCAATTTTTCAACAGAGCTTAAAAACTCTTGGTGAGATTTGTAGGAGGAAAACTCATATTCCATATAACGTGAGGCATGTCTTGGCCCAGCAATTTTACAGTTACCAATTATGATTAGTTGTTGTCGGTCCTTCAGAAGATCATCTACGTTCCCAGTTTTAAAAATGCCCTGAAGAGCAAGACCTCCTGaagctgtttttaaaatctCTTCATCACAAATTGATGTAGCAGGTAAACATTGAGAATCATTATTTGTAGAGAATCTTTTTATCAAACTGTCTACACAGTCTTTCAGAGGTCTTTCAGTTATCATGTGTGTGGTTCTGGGTTCCTCAAGAGAATGTGTCAGTGTTGATTCAAGATCTTTTGCCATGTCTTGGGTCATTTTATCTGTTGGGCATAGATTTGGTAGAGCGCATGCTGCTAACACATGCTTTTCTGCTTCTTTCGCCTCTGCCTTTGATGCACCTGGTTCTGAATTACCTAACAATTTGTGAAGAGCCTTCTTTTCCCAACTGTAGCGAATGTGTTTCTTGAGCACTTCAAAGTCCTCATTATCCAAATAAGCAAGTTGTATTTTGTCCGTCACCTGTAATTCATCTTTGAACACTTTGGACCAGAATGAGCCATTCAAACCAAAATCCTCAAGGTGGGCTTCTAGACCTTTGCAGGGTTCCAGGTCAGATCTCAGCACTccctagaaaaaaaataaaaaaataaataataataataataataataataataatacacatttatattaagATTCTGTGTATAATTAAGTTTtggtgataaataaataaataaatacaattttgcatttaaaaaacagtttttttgtttgtatatgctGTCAATTATAGGCTGGTTTTTgctacttattattattattattattattattatttttttttttttttttttatgaaaaccaAAATATACTACCAtacctttcaaatgttttgggttaaaaaaaaataaaaataaaaacctgtatataattttattcatcaaagatgcaATAAATGGTGCAAATTATTGATTCATATAAATGTTGTCCTTTTGAACTATTAATCAtagaatcctgaagaaaaacAGAATGTATGTTAATGTCTGAATTAGTTTCTTTGTCATGTTCTGTTTAGTTTGTAGGGgtgaaattatttcctcatgaTCCAAAACATCA
The sequence above is a segment of the Labeo rohita strain BAU-BD-2019 unplaced genomic scaffold, IGBB_LRoh.1.0 scaffold_1294, whole genome shotgun sequence genome. Coding sequences within it:
- the LOC127157993 gene encoding interferon-induced very large GTPase 1-like isoform X2 produces the protein MSCSKMIGDLSMILDTWPTTLTSCNHSLWGVLRSDLEPCKGLEAHLEDFGLNGSFWSKVFKDELQVTDKIQLAYLDNEDFEVLKKHIRYSWEKKALHKLLGNSEPGASKAEAKEAEKHVLAACALPNLCPTDKMTQDMAKDLESTLTHSLEEPRTTHMITERPLKDCVDSLIKRFSTNNDSQCLPATSICDEEILKTASGGLALQGIFKTGNVDDLLKDRQQLIIIGNCKIAGPRHASRYMEYEFSSYKSHQEFLSSVEKLGYSYSAELNLGFLPAQVNFGLQNASVSSKSFQSQSEQSYAAMTVCHYMPLATALIDQFTLSDSAKKELLQINELLHATDEDENPNLRKRVERFFERFGSHVPQGPIHLGGTFWWKAYAQGFSDQNHEKVKVQVCKVLAMNCTVQTSKNISASVDISNSTGTGSSRIRFNDDLKTVVQHSVDKFGGPAETDNHILWKNNLATNKKTWAVIDRGSTLTSVWDIIRTCHSDQFKDPLRLCTFLINVYKEITHQDVESADDIKALRIDTEAEKLIMSVNEWSLCDAEKHLKDLLRMRRQIKECTTSFKKWIDIFLSNEALQKFLTNVTTAYADDSIRFLTYLVMETHCHKVKQFPNREKILEWVKGSPEVAKDVCGMFTPIQQFSDVKTVLEKASEDFLQNSEDDLNVIITCKVTHAINSWLETMKENSLDDLVLLVLSITKDVGHREDTFHPLLGSQEIDFLTKELSVVQRSYWEFRKEKYFKGTGL
- the LOC127157993 gene encoding interferon-induced very large GTPase 1-like isoform X3, whose amino-acid sequence is MDDSDEATKFNLTNMNPEGVLRSDLEPCKGLEAHLEDFGLNGSFWSKVFKDELQVTDKIQLAYLDNEDFEVLKKHIRYSWEKKALHKLLGNSEPGASKAEAKEAEKHVLAACALPNLCPTDKMTQDMAKDLESTLTHSLEEPRTTHMITERPLKDCVDSLIKRFSTNNDSQCLPATSICDEEILKTASGGLALQGIFKTGNVDDLLKDRQQLIIIGNCKIAGPRHASRYMEYEFSSYKSHQEFLSSVEKLGYSYSAELNLGFLPAQVNFGLQNASVSSKSFQSQSEQSYAAMTVCHYMPLATALIDQFTLSDSAKKELLQINELLHATDEDENPNLRKRVERFFERFGSHVPQGPIHLGGTFWWKAYAQGFSDQNHEKVKVQVCKVLAMNCTVQTSKNISASVDISNSTGTGSSRIRFNDDLKTVVQHSVDKFGGPAETDNHILWKNNLATNKKTWAVIDRGSTLTSVWDIIRTCHSDQFKDPLRLCTFLINVYKEITHQDVESADDIKALRIDTEAEKLIMSVNEWSLCDAEKHLKDLLRMRRQIKECTTSFKKWIDIFLSNEALQKFLTNVTTAYADDSIRFLTYLVMETHCHKVKQFPNREKILEWVKGSPEVAKDVCGMFTPIQQFSDVKTVLEKASEDFLQNSEDDLNVIITCKVTHAINSWLETMKENSLDDLVLLVLSITKDVGHREDTFHPLLGSQEIDFLTKELSVVQRSYWEFRKEKYFKGTGL
- the LOC127157993 gene encoding interferon-induced very large GTPase 1-like isoform X1; this encodes MDDSDEATKFNLTNMNPELFIFRCRPTFLSPCMGPWKEIMNMKPIGVLRSDLEPCKGLEAHLEDFGLNGSFWSKVFKDELQVTDKIQLAYLDNEDFEVLKKHIRYSWEKKALHKLLGNSEPGASKAEAKEAEKHVLAACALPNLCPTDKMTQDMAKDLESTLTHSLEEPRTTHMITERPLKDCVDSLIKRFSTNNDSQCLPATSICDEEILKTASGGLALQGIFKTGNVDDLLKDRQQLIIIGNCKIAGPRHASRYMEYEFSSYKSHQEFLSSVEKLGYSYSAELNLGFLPAQVNFGLQNASVSSKSFQSQSEQSYAAMTVCHYMPLATALIDQFTLSDSAKKELLQINELLHATDEDENPNLRKRVERFFERFGSHVPQGPIHLGGTFWWKAYAQGFSDQNHEKVKVQVCKVLAMNCTVQTSKNISASVDISNSTGTGSSRIRFNDDLKTVVQHSVDKFGGPAETDNHILWKNNLATNKKTWAVIDRGSTLTSVWDIIRTCHSDQFKDPLRLCTFLINVYKEITHQDVESADDIKALRIDTEAEKLIMSVNEWSLCDAEKHLKDLLRMRRQIKECTTSFKKWIDIFLSNEALQKFLTNVTTAYADDSIRFLTYLVMETHCHKVKQFPNREKILEWVKGSPEVAKDVCGMFTPIQQFSDVKTVLEKASEDFLQNSEDDLNVIITCKVTHAINSWLETMKENSLDDLVLLVLSITKDVGHREDTFHPLLGSQEIDFLTKELSVVQRSYWEFRKEKYFKGTGL